In Populus alba chromosome 1, ASM523922v2, whole genome shotgun sequence, a single window of DNA contains:
- the LOC118038633 gene encoding uncharacterized protein yields MAFNNKPKKPYTIPSQSKSNLCTTLFFIVLFTIPALFLLRAPTTSICTTLIANQARPWSGDLRNAEFAWNRLAFIENKPPPVNLKIAVFSRKWPVGATPGGMERHAYTLHTALAHRGHQVHIFTSPVDENSPSVSHASVISYPQIHFHEGEPGKWIHNKAWKQFEEENQRAKPFDVVHSESVALPHWLARSVPNLAVSWHGIALEGLQSSIYQDLTRKPNEAISPDLNKSLYGFVPKVLDEIRFFKNYEHHVAISDSCGEMLRDVYQIPRRRVHVIVNGVDEDDFGEDVRSGHEFRSRIGVPINASLVLGVAGRLVKDKGHPILYEAFSEFMTEHPDVYLIVAGSGPWEQRYKELGPRVLVLGSMSPSELRAFYNSIDIFVNPTLRPQGLDLTLMEAMMSGKPVMASRFPSIKGTIVVDDEFGFMFSPNVESLLETLEAVAMEGSRRLARRGKACRQYAASMFTARKMALAYERLFLCIKNETFCTYD; encoded by the coding sequence ATGGCCTTCAACAACAAGCCCAAGAAACCTTATACCATCCCTTCTCAATCTAAATCCAATCTATGCACCACACTTTTCTTCATTGTTCTCTTCACTATCCCAGCCCTTTTCCTCCTCCGTGCCCCAACTACCTCCATTTGCACCACCTTAATAGCCAACCAGGCCAGGCCTTGGTCAGGTGATCTACGCAATGCAGAATTTGCATGGAACCGCCTTGCCTTCATTGAGAATAAACCGCCTCCAGTCAACCTCAAGATTGCTGTTTTCTCTCGCAAATGGCCTGTTGGCGCAACCCCTGGAGGCATGGAACGCCATGCCTACACTCTACACACTGCCCTAGCTCACCGCGGCCACCAAGTGCATATCTTCACCTCTCCTGTAGATGAAAATAGCCCGTCCGTTTCTCATGCTAGTGTAATATCTTATCCACAAATTCATTTTCATGAAGGGGAACCGGGCAAGTGGATACATAACAAAGCATGGAAGCAATTTGAAGAGGAGAATCAGCGTGCAAAACCATTTGATGTGGTTCACTCGGAAAGCGTGGCTTTGCCTCATTGGTTAGCTCGCAGTGTTCCAAATCTTGCAGTTTCTTGGCATGGTATAGCTCTTGAAGGCTTACAATCAAGTATTTACCAGGACTTGACACGAAAACCAAACGAGGCCATCTCTCCTGATTTAAATAAGAGTCTCTACGGTTTTGTCCCTAAAGTGCTTGATGAGATAAggtttttcaagaactatgaaCATCATGTTGCTATTAGTGATAGTTGTGGTGAGATGCTTAGGGATGTGTACCAGATTCCTAGAAGAAGAGTTCATGTAATTGTCAACGGTGTAGATGAAGATGATTTTGGAGAAGACGTGAGATCAGGCCACGAGTTTAGGTCTAGAATTGGCGTCCCAATTAATGCTAGTTTAGTACTTGGTGTGGCTGGAAGATTAGTGAAAGATAAAGGGCATCCAATTCTTTATGAAGCATTTTCCGAGTTCATGACAGAACATCCTGATGTTTATTTAATTGTGGCAGGGTCAGGTCCATGGGAGCAACGATACAAAGAATTAGGACCTAGAGTCTTGGTTTTGGGATCTATGAGTCCATCTGAATTGCGGGCATTCTATAACTCCATTGATATCTTTGTGAACCCAACACTTAGACCTCAAGGCCTTGATCTTACACTCATGGAGGCAATGATGAGTGGGAAGCCAGTTATGGCATCAAGATTTCCCAGCATTAAGGGCAccattgttgttgatgatgagtTTGGTTTCATGTTTTCTCCAAACGTGGAATCATTATTGGAGACCTTGGAAGCTGTGGCGATGGAAGGATCAAGAAGACTAGCTCGAAGAGGGAAGGCATGCCGGCAATACGCTGCTTCGATGTTCACTGCCCGTAAGATGGCACTGGCATATGAGAGGTTATTTCTCTGTATCAAAAATGAAACCTTTTGCACCTATGATTAG
- the LOC118038684 gene encoding receptor-like protein 54 — translation MGNSFMHTYLYCLLKLIVGICFLSSTVSSQCLEHQMSVLLQIKQELSIDPQFVTDSKLLSWTPTKNCCLWDGVTCDLQTGYVVGLDLSNSSITSGINGSTSIFSLHHLQYLSIAGNELYSSPFPSGFSRLSSLTHLNLSWSGFFGQVPAEISFLRKLVSLDLSSYPFGLEEPVTLQNPDIETLVENLTRLRVLHLDGIDLSMAESRLWAVLSTKLPNLRVLGLSNCNLAGVLHPSLLQLEQLTDLQLSGNNFSSRVPDFLAEFSSLKSLHLSYCGLYGIFPNSLFLMRTLRSLDVSYNSNLTGTLPAEFPSGSRLEVINLSGTMFTGNLPHSIVNLVFLQDLEISQCSFSGSIPSSFENLTELRYLDFGRNNFSGPVPSLALSEKITGLIFSHNHFSGFIPLSYANGLNYLEVLDLRNNSLKGMIPPALFTKPLLRRLDLSQNQLNGQLKEFQNASSSLLREMHLSENELQGPIPVSIFKIRGLNVLGLSSNQFNGTINFEMIKDTNELTTLDLSGNNFSFEVSGVNSTLFSHIGKLALGSCNLKEIPGFLTNLMNLFHLDLSNNKIKGEIPKWIWKVGNGNLVYLNLSNNMLSGFEKPIPNLSPGYLAVLDLHSNLLQGPFLMPSPFIIHLDYSHNQFSSSLPSRIFENLPYASFVSLSSNHFNGEIPFSMCETWNLFVLDLSKNHFNGSIPECLGNSNSFLKVLNLRNNELHGILPKRFAENCTLRTLDVNQNHLEGPLPRSLANCGDLEVLDVGNNFLNGSFPFWLETLPLLRVLILRSNFFGGSIIYSPSKTSFPLLQIIDLASNKFRGNLSSEWFKSWKGMMKQEKKSQSSQVLRYSYLVLTPFYYKDSVTLVNKGLNMELEKILTIFTSIDLSNNLFEGEIPEKIGDLDLLYVLNLSNNHLTGQIPSSFGKLKELGSLDLSENRLSGTIPQQLTTLTFLSVLRLSQNLLVGEIPQGNQFGTFTSAAFEGNIGLCGPPLTKTCPHALPPMEPNADHGNSTWGVDWNYYWIGFGCGGGMGLNIGFVAGTVAINIFMKGRGRGGGRRRRFHQ, via the exons ATGGGCAATTCGTTTATGCACACCTACTTATATTGCCTGCTAAAACTCATTGTTGGAATTTGCTTCCTTTCTTCCACTGTTTCTAGCCAATGTCTTGAGCACCAGATGTCAGTACTTCTACAAATCAAACAAGAACTGTCAATTGATCCTCAGTTTGTAACTGACTCGAAGCTTCTGTCTTGGACACCAACAAAAAACTGCTGCTTGTGGGATGGTGTGACTTGTGACCTTCAAACTGGTTATGTTGTCGGTCTAGACCTCAGCAATAGCTCCATTACTAGTGGAATCAACGGCTCTACCAGTATCTTTAGTCTTCATCACCTCCAGTATCTCAGCATAGCTGGAAATGAATTGTATTCCTCTCCCTTTCCATCAGGATTTAGTAGACTTTCGAGCTTGACTCATCTCAACCTTTCATGGTCAGGCTTTTTTGGCCAAGTTCCAGCTGAAATTTCATTTCTTAGAAAGTTGGTATCTCTTGATCTTTCTTCTTATCCGTTTGGATTAGAGGAACCTGTAACACTCCAAAATCCAGATATTGAAACACTTGTCGAAAACCTTACTAGGCTGAGGGTGCTCCACCTTGATGGAATAGACCTGTCCATGGCTGAGAGTAGGTTGTGGGCTGTCCTGTCAACAAAACTTCCTAACCTTCGTGTCTTGGGTTTGTCAAATTGTAATCTTGCTGGGGTATTGCACCCTTCTCTTTTACAACTTGAGCAACTTACTGATCTCCAGCTAAGTGGAAACAACTTTTCATCAAGAGTACCTGACTTCTTAGCCGAGTTTTCTTCTTTGAAATCTTTGCATCTAAGCTATTGTGGGTTGTATGGAATTTTTCCAAATAGTCTGTTCTTGATGCGCACTCTGCGTTCTCTTGATGTGTCCTACAACTCTAATCTCACTGGAACTTTGCCAGCAGAGTTCCCTTCAGGCAGCAGACTTGAAGTTATTAACCTCTCAGGAACAATGTTTACGGGGAATTTACCACATTCGATAGTTAATCTTGTCTTCCTACAAGATTTAGAAATTTCTCAATGCAGTTTTTCCGGATCAATTCCTTCCTCATTTGAAAATCTCACCGAGCTTCGTTATCTTGATTTTGGAAGAAATAATTTCAGTGGTCCAGTTCCATCTCTGGCTTTATCAGAAAAGATCACTGGATTGATATTTTCCCACAATCATTTCTCAG GATTTATTCCTTTGTCTTATGCGAATGGGCTGAACTATCTTGAAGTTCTCGACCTGAGGAACAACTCATTGAAGGGAATGATCCCTCCAGCTCTTTTCACGAAACCCTTGTTGAGGAGGCTAGATCTTAGCCAGAACCAGCTTAATGGACAGCTAAAAGAATTTCAGAATGCTTCATCTTCCCTATTAAGGGAGATGCACCTGAGTGAAAATGAATTGCAGGGTCCAATACCAGTGTcaatcttcaaaataagagggcTTAATGTCCTGGGGCTTTCTTCCAACCAGTTCAATGGCACCATAAACTTTGAGATGATCAAAGATACTAACGAGCTTACCACACTCGATCTCTCTGGCAATAACTTCTCCTTTGAGGTTAGTGGTGTCAATTCAACCTTGTTTTCTCATATTGGAAAGCTCGCTTTGGGTTCCtgtaatttaaaagaaattccaGGTTTTCTGACAAACCTGATGAACTTGTTTCATTTGGACCTTTCTAATAACAAAATCAAGGGTGAAATACCTAAATGGATTTGGAAAGTAGGCAACGGGAATCTTGTATATCTAAACCTATCTAACAATATGTTATCTGGTTTTGAAAAACCAATTCCAAATCTTTCTCCTGGTTACTTGGCTGTTCTCGACCTTCATTCCAATTTGCTGCAGGGGCCCTTCTTGATGCCATCACCTTTCATCATCCACTTAGATTACTCACACAACCAGTTTTCATCCTCCTTACCATCCAGGATTTTCGAAAACCTGCCCTATGCTAGTTTCGTATCCCTATCAAGTAATCACTTCAATGGAGAAATTCCGTTTTCAATGTGCGAGACGTGGAACTTATTTGTCCTAGATCTGTCTAAAAATCACTTCAACGGCTCCATTCCAGAGTGCCTGGGTAATTCCAATAGTTTCTTGAAGGTGTTAAATCTGCGAAACAATGAACTACATGGAATCCTGCCAAAAAGGTTCGCAGAGAATTGCACTTTGAGAACTCTCGATGTCAATCAAAATCACTTAGAAGGGCCTCTGCCAAGATCACTGGCCAACTGTGGAGATCTGGAAGTTTTAGACGTTGGCAACAATTTCTTGAATGGTTCTTTCCCATTCTGGCTGGAAACTTTGCCCCTGCTACGAGTCCTTATCTTGCGGTCCAATTTCTTCGGCGGTTCAATCATTTATTCTCCAAGTAAAACTTCATTCCCTCTGCTACAAATAATTGATCTAGCTTCCAATAAATTCCGGGGCAATTTGTCGTCTGAATGGTTCAAGAGTTGGAAGGGGATGATGAAGCAGGAAAAGAAATCACAGTCTAGCCAAGTTCTCAGATATAGTTATTTGGTGCTAACTCCGTTCTATTACAAAGACTCTGTGACATTGGTAAACAAAGGGTTGAACATGGAGTTGGAGAAGATCTTGACAATCTTCACCTCTATTGATTTATCCAACAATCTGTTCGAGGGTGAGATTCCTGAAAAAATAGGAGATCTTGATTTACTCTATGTACTCAACTTGTCAAATAACCATCTCACAGGCCAGATTCCTTCTTCATTTGGAAAACTCAAGGAGCTTGGTTCTTTGGACCTGTCAGAAAACAGACTTTCAGGTACGATTCCTCAACAACTCACCACATTAACCTTTCTCTCAGTTTTAAGACTCTCACAGAATCTCCTCGTGGGAGAGATACCGCAAGGCAATCAGTTTGGTACGTTCACATCAGCTGCTTTTGAAGGGAATATTGGATTGTGTGGCCCTCCATTAACCAAGACCTGCCCTCATGCATTGCCTCCAATGGAGCCGAATGCCGACCATGGAAATAGCACTTGGGGTGTTGATTGGAACTACTATTGGATTGGATTTGGCTGTGGAGGTGGAATGGGCCTAAATATTGGGTTTGTGGCAGGAACTGTTGCCATCAATATCTTTATGAAGGGAAggggaagaggaggaggaagaagaagaagatttcaTCAGTAG
- the LOC118038631 gene encoding probable serine/threonine-protein kinase PBL15, with the protein MKESSQPWRPFTAKYCCSVEDQTFFGNFSRCRTSKSDISKNINAPAPSFRRLSFSDLSRSSSTRINEDLAQTFGPDLFDFQLSELRAITQNFSSNFLLGEGGFGTVHKGYVDDNLRQGLKAQAVAVKLLDIEGLQGHREWLAEVIFLGQLRHPNLVKLIGYCCEEEERLLVYEFMPRGSLENHLFKRISVSLPWSTRLKIAIGAAKGLAFLHGAEKPVIYRDFKTSNVLLDSDFTVKLSDFGLAKMGPEGSDTHVTTRVMGTYGYAAPEYVSTGHLTTKSDVFSFGVVLLELLTGRRATDKSRPKREQNIIDWAKPYLTSSRRLRCIIDPRLAGQYSVKGAKQMALLARQCVSLNPKDRPKMPSIVETLEALQHYKDMAVACGQSQASTKSATRNGVSSGGRLEGRGASFRKSAPVTSSKKT; encoded by the exons ATGAAGGAATCTTCACAGCCATGGAGACCATTCACAGCTAAATATTGCTGTTCAGTTGAAGACCAAACATTCTTTGGCAACTTCAGCAGATGCAGGACATCAAAATCAGACATTTCCAAGAACATCAATGCTCCGGCACCATCATTCAGAAGATTGTCATTCTCTGATCTTAGCCGTTCTTCGTCAACACGTATTAATGAGGATCTTGCACAAACTTTTGGGCCTGActtgtttgattttcaattgaGTGAGTTACGTGCCATAACACAGAATTTTTCTAGCAATTTCTTGCTAGGAGAGGGTGGGTTTGGGACAGTGCATAAGGGTTATGTAGATGATAATTTGAGGCAAGGTTTGAAGGCTCAGGCTGTTGCTGTTAAGCTTCTTGACATTGAAGGCCTGCAAGGTCACCGTGAATGGCTG GCGGAAGTAATATTTTTAGGGCAACTTAGACATCCAAATTTGGTTAAATTGATTGGTTATTGCTGCGAAGAAGAAGAACGACTTCTTGTCTATGAATTTATGCCTCGAGGCAGTTTAGAGAATCACTTATTTAAAA GGATTTCAGTGTCCTTGCCATGGAGCACGAGGTTAAAGATTGCAATAGGAGCAGCCAAGGGGCTAGCCTTCTTGCATGGCGCTGAGAAGCCTGTCATATACCGTGACTTCAAAACTTCCAATGTGTTGCTAGATTCT GATTTTACGGTTAAATTATCAGATTTTGGACTCGCAAAGATGGGACCTGAAGGATCAGACACGCATGTTACCACCAGAGTGATGGGGACCTATGGATATGCTGCCCCGGAATATGTCTCAACAG GACACTTGACAACAAAAAGTGATGTTTTTAGCTTTGGGGTGGTCCTACTAGAGCTGCTTACAGGGAGGAGAGCAACGGATAAATCAAGACCAAAGAGGGAGCAAAACATCATCGACTGGGCAAAACCTTACCTGACAAGCAGTCGCCGGCTGCGCTGTATTATAGATCCAAGACTTGCAGGGCAGTATTCCGTCAAGGGAGCAAAGCAGATGGCACTGCTAGCACGACAATGCGTGAGTTTAAACCCCAAAGACAGGCCCAAAATGCCATCCATTGTCGAGACTCTTGAAGCCCTACAGCATTACAAGGACATGGCTGTGGCTTGTGGGCAATCGCAAGCATCGACAAAATCTGCTACGAGAAATGGAGTTTCCTCTGGAGGAAGGTTGGAAGGCAGAGGCGCAAGTTTTAGGAAATCAGCTCCAGTTACATCAAGCAAGAAAACATAA
- the LOC118038630 gene encoding uncharacterized protein has translation MADFGFLSDTDDSAVDELVSQTQELCVLEQVSKINCSGFTDSVLPTDLETRFQKLKSFPPTKSKTPTTSKSLSRSNTDMNNISVKGKKDDDGSFSDSEKGENFSSEEQKPGEKMGSSKGQNEVFLDNKENQQWKSGLEKKMKSGCVSSSPSKSSMEEEIFSPKKENPDGKGGSKKKSLHGSDHSNSWVEDVIFSPSKQKSERKMSMKSKSKFGSSNSSNSFMDSPSPPRKVGCFWCSPKKKQSKESLGLDWESNNLDEYLSDLSTFSVKEQQKRLKKAMKEQEKMSKEAEKIVKWAKQASARMSFHGTDDVLSDDEIAK, from the coding sequence ATGGCAGATTTTGGCTTCCTATCAGACACAGATGACTCGGCGGTAGACGAACTTGTATCTCAAACACAGGAACTCTGTGTCCTTGAACAAGTTTCTAAAATCAACTGTTCTGGTTTCACCGACTCGGTCCTTCCTACTGATTTAGAAACCCGTTTTCAAAAACTCAAATCCTTCCCTCCCACTAAATCTAAAACCCCAACTACCAGTAAATCTCTCTCAAGGTCCAACACTGATATGAACAACATCTCAGTGAAGGgtaaaaaagatgatgatgggTCCTTTTCTGATTCTGAAAAAGGAGAGAACTTTTCAAGTGAGGAGCAAAAACCAGGTGAGAAAATGGGATCTTCAAAGGggcaaaatgaagtttttttggacaacaaagaaaaccaacAATGGAAATCgggtttagaaaagaaaatgaaaagtggctgtgtttcttcttctccttcaaaatCGTCAATGGAAGAAGAGATTTTTTCTCCGAAGAAAGAAAACCCAGATGGGAAAGGGGGTTCAAAGAAGAAATCCTTACACGGGTCTGATCATTCTAACTCATGGGTGGAAGATGTGATTTTCTCACCATCCAAACAGAAATCGGAGAGGAAAATGAGtatgaaatcaaaatcaaaatttgggtcttccaattcatcaaattcatTCATGGATTCACCTTCTCCTCCTAGAAAAGTTGGCTGCTTTTGGTGTTCTCCTAAAAAGAAGCAGAGCAAGGAAAGTTTGGGTCTTGACTGGGAAAGCAATAATCTTGATGAGTACTTGTCTGATTTGAGTACCTTTTCAGTGAAAGAGCAGCAGAAAAGACTAAAGAAGGCAATGAAAGAGCAAGAGAAGATGAGTAAAGAGGCAGAGAAGATTGTGAAGTGGGCCAAGCAGGCATCTGCGAGGATGAGTTTTCATGGCACTGATGATGTGCTAAGTGACGATGAGATTGCTAAATGA